The Streptomyces sp. A2-16 sequence CACGAGGCGGGCGTGCGCCTTTACGACTCGATCGTTCAAGGTCTGTGAGATTCGGTAGGGCAGGTCGCTGTCTCGCGCGGGACAACCCATATGCGGCTAGCGCGACTTGGTCTCGGCGGCAGAGGTGCCGGGGCCCGGCGTGAGCTGGTCATGCCTCCCCAGCGCCGCGACCTCCCGTTCGAGGGACGGAACGGCACGGGCCGCGAAGCGCCTCGCCCATGGCCAGGCCAGTGGCGAATTCAGCGCTGCCTTGGCCCAGTTGGCCACGACGACGGCGCGCGGCACGTACACGCGGCTGCGGCGGCGTGCGAGCCCGTCGACGATCGCGGCAGCCGCCCGGTCGGCGCTAGTGGTGACATTGCCCGGGTAGGGAAGCCGGTTGCGCAGGCCCTGGAACGAGGGGAGGTCCATCTCGGCGCCCCGGACGAGATCCGTGTCGATCCAGGAGGGGTGCACCAGGCCGACCGTGACGCCGAGGTGCGCCACCTCCTGGCGGTAGGTCAGGGCGAGCAGCTCGGCCGCGGCCTTGCTGGCGCCGTAGGAGGCCATCGCCGCCAGCGGCATGAAGGACAGCGCGGACGCCACAACGAGCACGTGTCCACGGCTGCGCTCCAGATGGGGCGTCACGTACTTGAGGGTCCGGAAGACACCGTTCAGATTGATGTCCAGGACCCGCTCGAACGACGCCTCGTCCGTCTGTCGCACGGTCCCGTA is a genomic window containing:
- a CDS encoding SDR family oxidoreductase produces the protein MKRDLLGRKLVVTGAARGIGEKVARLAIARGAQVTLIGLEPDRLRDLARELGPAASWREADVRDGAVLRSAIDEAAGVMGGIDLVVANAGVVAYGTVRQTDEASFERVLDINLNGVFRTLKYVTPHLERSRGHVLVVASALSFMPLAAMASYGASKAAAELLALTYRQEVAHLGVTVGLVHPSWIDTDLVRGAEMDLPSFQGLRNRLPYPGNVTTSADRAAAAIVDGLARRRSRVYVPRAVVVANWAKAALNSPLAWPWARRFAARAVPSLEREVAALGRHDQLTPGPGTSAAETKSR